In the Chryseobacterium sp. MYb264 genome, one interval contains:
- a CDS encoding HYC_CC_PP family protein, translating into MKKILAILFSVFYFGFSSGAVFSVHYCMNEFASVSQKVEDICSKCGVKTKKDCCKTEIKLVKVDDSQKSDFLKIDFLKQISEVQSHDFFFIDHSFSATKFTQIQINAPPENRSAPIFIYHCNFRI; encoded by the coding sequence ATGAAAAAGATTCTTGCGATATTATTCTCTGTTTTCTACTTCGGATTTTCTTCCGGAGCGGTTTTCAGTGTTCACTATTGCATGAATGAATTCGCCTCAGTCAGTCAGAAAGTAGAGGATATTTGCAGTAAATGCGGTGTTAAAACAAAAAAAGACTGTTGTAAAACAGAGATCAAACTGGTAAAGGTTGATGATTCTCAGAAATCAGATTTTTTAAAAATTGACTTTTTAAAACAAATTTCAGAAGTTCAAAGTCATGATTTTTTCTTTATAGACCACTCTTTTTCAGCTACGAAATTTACTCAGATTCAAATTAATGCGCCGCCTGAAAACCGGTCGGCTCCCATCTTCATTTATCATTGTAATTTTAGAATTTAG
- a CDS encoding DUF3347 domain-containing protein, with translation MKKYIITAVFSLFSIISISAQSKKDAQVTKLYQNYIAIKSALASDDADKTSKAATEFIKTASAMDVKTVSEGNLSILKKDASKISEARTINTQRETFMNLSDNMIALAKEFKVSENPVYVQYCPMADGSWLSDESKIVNPYYGKSMLSCGNVKSTIK, from the coding sequence ATGAAAAAATATATCATCACCGCAGTATTCTCTTTATTCTCAATTATTTCAATTTCAGCACAATCTAAAAAAGATGCACAGGTAACCAAGCTGTATCAGAATTATATTGCAATAAAGTCTGCTCTAGCTTCAGATGATGCGGATAAAACATCAAAAGCAGCTACAGAATTCATTAAAACAGCTTCAGCGATGGATGTAAAAACAGTATCAGAAGGTAATTTAAGTATTCTGAAAAAAGATGCATCCAAAATATCGGAAGCAAGAACCATCAACACGCAGAGAGAAACTTTTATGAATCTTTCGGACAATATGATCGCTTTAGCAAAGGAATTTAAAGTTTCGGAAAATCCGGTTTACGTTCAGTATTGCCCAATGGCTGACGGAAGCTGGTTGAGCGATGAATCTAAAATCGTAAATCCTTATTACGGAAAATCAATGCTTTCTTGCGGAAATGTAAAGTCAACGATTAAATAA
- a CDS encoding acyl-CoA thioesterase, which produces MIYSKEYTVKDEHIDVQGIMDGLYYPFYMEYCRHTFIDEVLGFNLEEEAHKGVNMVLSEYKINFLRSLKKDDHISVTCELYRDKEGLPRLHFKQSIILNKKVVTKGVFTGTCVPATGGRPYIPESLQTIIENAPALE; this is translated from the coding sequence ATGATCTATTCAAAAGAATATACGGTAAAAGATGAACATATCGATGTTCAGGGCATTATGGACGGACTTTACTATCCGTTTTACATGGAATATTGCAGGCATACTTTTATTGATGAAGTTTTGGGCTTCAATCTTGAAGAGGAAGCTCATAAAGGTGTCAACATGGTTTTATCCGAGTATAAAATTAACTTTTTAAGATCTTTGAAGAAAGACGACCATATTAGCGTTACCTGTGAATTATACCGTGATAAGGAGGGATTGCCAAGGCTTCATTTTAAACAATCTATTATTCTCAATAAGAAAGTGGTAACCAAGGGGGTTTTTACAGGCACCTGTGTTCCTGCTACGGGAGGAAGGCCTTACATTCCCGAATCCCTGCAGACCATCATAGAAAATGCTCCCGCTTTAGAATAA
- a CDS encoding TonB-dependent receptor plug domain-containing protein gives MKKLVLPLSLMVPVLVFSQTKKKDTMKTTDIEEVVFQKKVAGSTKDITNVKISAKDAKNVASISGGIEGIIKTLPSVNSNTELSSQYMVRGGNYDENLIYINDIEIYRPFLIRNSQQEGLSMINPDMVSTVNFSAGGFEARYGDKMSSALNIYYREPQKFELSGEGSLMGGRLTAGFASGKKDEDGNKKFTALFSGRYRNMNLILNTLKEDTDFNPVYMDFQTYMNYHITPKLSLSFIGYYSKNDYEMIPRERSVDFGSLQRPMNLTVFYNGREDDKYKNMMGTVSANYKPSDKWKFTLDAFSYQNREREYYSIGSSYILQTFDPVTGDPVTSYDAGGQIEHARNDLFVRTYGTQFRARFSPNVNTDFEVGFKYEKENLKDLTNEWKLIDSAGYSMPRPIDDPRIGDYSDLELAYRIAGNNHIEPTRMSAYVQYSQKFFWGASKVFVNAGARVSNWSFNKETIFSPRVQFAIKPDWDSDMLFKLSGGVYYQSPFYKEIKDLDGNFNSNIKSQRSIQAILANDYEFYMYDRPFKLTTEAYYKKMDNLIPYYMDNVRIRYSGQNNAKGYAYGIDTRLYGEFVPGVDSWLSASYARVYENIDGRGDIPRPTDQRFRFAMFYQDYMPQFPKMKVNLTLTYAMGLPTGAPVLTDPYMYQKTLPAYKRVDLGLSYAFIEPKEKKSAYGFWGNFEELTLGVQVFNAFNIRNTVANQWISDSSTNMAYPVPVRLTGRFFNVKLEFRIK, from the coding sequence TTGAAAAAACTAGTTTTACCGCTGAGCCTTATGGTTCCTGTCTTAGTATTCTCGCAGACCAAGAAGAAGGATACGATGAAAACCACAGATATTGAGGAAGTTGTTTTCCAGAAAAAAGTAGCAGGAAGTACGAAAGATATTACCAATGTGAAAATTTCGGCAAAAGATGCCAAAAATGTAGCCAGTATTTCGGGAGGTATTGAAGGGATTATCAAAACATTACCTTCTGTAAATTCCAATACAGAGCTTTCTTCACAGTATATGGTTCGTGGAGGAAACTATGACGAAAACCTTATTTATATTAATGATATTGAGATCTACAGACCTTTTCTGATCAGGAATTCTCAACAGGAAGGTTTAAGTATGATCAATCCCGATATGGTCTCTACGGTCAACTTTTCGGCAGGTGGTTTTGAAGCAAGATATGGAGATAAAATGTCTTCTGCCTTAAACATTTATTATCGTGAACCTCAAAAGTTTGAATTGTCCGGTGAGGGAAGTTTAATGGGGGGGAGATTAACTGCCGGTTTTGCTTCCGGGAAAAAGGATGAGGACGGAAATAAAAAATTTACCGCTTTGTTTTCAGGAAGATACCGAAATATGAATCTTATCCTTAATACATTAAAGGAAGATACAGATTTCAATCCTGTTTATATGGATTTTCAGACGTATATGAACTATCATATCACTCCTAAATTATCATTATCATTTATAGGATATTATTCAAAAAATGATTATGAAATGATTCCCAGAGAAAGAAGTGTAGATTTCGGAAGTTTACAGCGACCAATGAATCTTACGGTCTTCTACAACGGAAGGGAAGACGATAAGTATAAAAATATGATGGGTACGGTTTCAGCCAACTATAAGCCGTCGGATAAGTGGAAATTTACCTTAGATGCATTTTCCTATCAAAACAGAGAAAGAGAGTATTACTCTATTGGCTCTTCTTATATCTTACAGACATTCGATCCGGTGACTGGGGATCCTGTTACTTCGTATGATGCCGGTGGACAGATTGAGCATGCCAGAAATGATTTGTTTGTAAGAACCTACGGAACACAATTCAGAGCCCGTTTTTCACCGAATGTAAATACCGATTTCGAGGTTGGATTTAAATATGAAAAAGAAAATCTTAAAGATCTTACTAACGAATGGAAACTGATAGACTCCGCAGGGTACAGCATGCCAAGACCTATTGATGATCCTAGAATTGGTGATTACTCTGATCTTGAACTGGCTTACAGAATTGCCGGAAATAACCATATTGAACCTACCAGAATGTCTGCCTATGTACAATATTCTCAGAAGTTTTTCTGGGGGGCGAGTAAGGTTTTTGTTAATGCGGGGGCAAGAGTTTCTAACTGGAGCTTTAATAAAGAAACTATTTTCTCGCCAAGGGTTCAGTTTGCTATCAAGCCGGATTGGGATTCAGATATGTTGTTTAAACTTTCGGGAGGAGTTTACTATCAGTCTCCTTTTTATAAGGAAATTAAAGACCTGGATGGCAATTTTAACAGCAATATAAAGTCTCAAAGATCTATTCAGGCTATTTTGGCCAACGATTATGAGTTTTATATGTATGACAGACCTTTCAAACTAACTACTGAGGCTTATTATAAAAAAATGGATAACCTGATTCCATATTATATGGATAATGTGAGAATCCGTTATTCAGGACAGAATAATGCAAAAGGGTATGCTTACGGGATTGATACCCGTTTGTACGGAGAATTCGTTCCCGGGGTAGATTCCTGGTTGTCGGCAAGTTACGCACGGGTATACGAAAATATTGACGGAAGGGGAGATATCCCGAGACCAACCGATCAGAGATTCAGATTTGCCATGTTCTATCAGGACTATATGCCCCAGTTTCCGAAAATGAAAGTCAATTTAACATTGACTTACGCCATGGGACTGCCAACGGGAGCACCTGTTCTTACAGATCCTTACATGTATCAAAAAACTTTACCTGCTTATAAAAGAGTAGATTTAGGGCTTTCTTACGCTTTTATCGAGCCTAAAGAAAAGAAGTCAGCCTATGGCTTTTGGGGGAATTTTGAGGAATTAACCTTAGGTGTACAGGTTTTCAATGCCTTTAATATCAGAAATACCGTTGCTAACCAATGGATTTCCGATTCGTCTACGAATATGGCCTATCCAGTTCCCGTTCGTCTGACAGGGCGTTTCTTCAATGTGAAGCTCGAATTTAGAATTAAATAA
- the kdsA gene encoding 3-deoxy-8-phosphooctulonate synthase, with protein MIQYLDNIQHKDSKNFFLIAGPCIIEGEDMALRIAEKVIELTNKYNIPYIFKGSFKKANRSRVDSFTTIGEEKSLEILKKVGETFNIPTTTDIHENEHAALAAQYVDVLQIPAFLVRQTDLLVAAAETGKCVTLKKGQFLSPESMKFAVQKITDSKNEKVAIIERGNSFGYTDLIVDYRGIPTMQQYAPVILDVTHSLQQPNQSSGVTGGRPDLIETVAKAGIAVGADGIFIETHPTPETALSDGANMLRLDLLEDLLQKLTRVREAIL; from the coding sequence ATGATTCAGTATTTAGATAATATCCAGCACAAAGATTCCAAAAACTTTTTCCTAATTGCAGGCCCATGCATCATTGAAGGTGAAGATATGGCACTGAGAATTGCTGAAAAAGTAATTGAACTTACCAATAAATATAATATTCCTTACATCTTTAAAGGAAGCTTTAAAAAAGCGAACAGAAGCAGGGTAGACTCTTTCACGACAATTGGTGAGGAAAAGTCTCTTGAAATTCTTAAAAAAGTAGGAGAAACATTCAACATTCCGACAACAACCGATATTCACGAGAACGAACATGCAGCTTTGGCAGCTCAATATGTTGATGTTCTTCAGATTCCAGCATTTCTGGTGCGTCAGACTGATCTTTTAGTAGCTGCGGCTGAAACGGGAAAATGTGTGACTTTGAAAAAAGGACAGTTCCTTTCTCCTGAATCGATGAAATTTGCCGTTCAGAAAATCACTGATTCTAAAAATGAAAAAGTAGCCATTATCGAAAGAGGTAATTCTTTCGGATATACAGATTTAATTGTTGATTACAGAGGAATCCCTACGATGCAGCAATATGCACCTGTAATTCTGGATGTTACCCATTCTTTACAGCAGCCTAACCAAAGTTCGGGCGTGACAGGAGGAAGACCGGATCTTATCGAAACGGTCGCAAAAGCAGGAATTGCAGTAGGCGCAGATGGTATTTTCATTGAAACGCACCCTACTCCTGAAACAGCTTTATCGGACGGCGCAAATATGTTAAGGCTGGATTTACTGGAAGATCTTTTACAGAAACTGACAAGAGTAAGAGAGGCTATTTTATAA
- a CDS encoding multicopper oxidase domain-containing protein, translating to MKKLILFLMLLFSVFSFAQTTKTFYVCPMDPEVVSQKPGDCPKCGMTLRKKTVVLKPKVVAKPFTETEIKSENKTKAKIEKKVDAKKVLKTNVTNKVIQNYNKNSTESKSQSQPPTISQKYTCPMHPELISNQPGKCPKCGMDLVEVENRSQPKAEPEAQNSVLKRDSENGKISFGGKTVRYDLYVKDTIVNFTGKNRRAIAVNGKLQAPTLYFTEGDTAEIYLHNMLKENTGFHWHGVILPNKHDGVPYLTTKPVKPGETHLYKFKVSQNGTYWYHSHEGLQEQIGMNGILVFNKREGDPKVNYTKEIPVLLGDWSDDDPMQIARRLHMANTDWYAIKKNAVQSYWEAIKSGNFGTKALNEWKRMEAMDVSDVFYDKFLINGQPSSEYSNLKVGDKVRLRIANGGSSTYFWLNFGGGKIKVIGNDGNDVVPVEVDRLIVGVSETYDIEVTIPENKSFEFRATSEDRIGHASLWLGSGQKVEAPDLPRLKLFEGMKMMNGMMEMSGNMKPMNMTMSNQMMDMNEVMYPELSESQRKMTMKHMNEMMGIKTNEKEEDHSQHSGMNMGEEKPIKRLSYNILKSPEKTILPTENVRELKFNLEGNMNHYLWTLDNKTVTETDKILVKKGEVLRITMYNNSMMRHPMHLHGHDFRLINSKGEYSPMKNVVDIMPMETNTIEFAANQDGDWFFHCHILYHMMAGMGRIFSYENSRPNPQLPNRKLAWKDFLKDNRMVSSMAMLDLQSNKLHAETMTMFGPRWANLNEFHSNWDFNHFDGNFKVGRFLGKFQWALPYAGFRIQKNHEIMERQMAEDMGMNFHGRKTWFGQQKASKTKAAFVVGMQYVLPMLVIGDVSIDQNGKILLELSREDIPLSRRLRGNFTVNSDGEFSTGLRYIVQQYISVSGNYDNEMGWGAGITLTY from the coding sequence ATGAAAAAGTTGATACTATTTCTCATGCTTTTATTTTCCGTTTTCTCATTTGCACAAACAACAAAAACATTTTATGTCTGTCCGATGGATCCTGAAGTTGTCTCCCAAAAACCCGGAGACTGCCCCAAATGCGGAATGACTTTGAGGAAAAAAACAGTCGTTTTAAAACCGAAAGTTGTTGCAAAACCATTCACAGAAACGGAAATAAAATCAGAAAATAAGACGAAGGCAAAGATTGAGAAGAAGGTTGATGCTAAAAAAGTACTGAAAACGAATGTTACAAATAAAGTTATTCAAAATTATAATAAAAATAGTACAGAATCAAAGTCTCAATCACAACCTCCCACTATATCTCAAAAATACACTTGTCCGATGCATCCTGAACTGATATCTAATCAACCCGGAAAGTGCCCCAAATGTGGAATGGATCTCGTTGAAGTAGAAAATAGGTCTCAGCCAAAAGCAGAACCTGAAGCTCAGAATTCTGTTTTAAAAAGAGATTCAGAAAACGGAAAAATAAGTTTTGGAGGGAAAACAGTCCGTTATGATTTATATGTAAAAGATACGATCGTCAATTTTACAGGAAAAAACCGTCGTGCGATTGCGGTTAACGGGAAATTACAGGCTCCGACCTTATATTTTACGGAAGGGGATACCGCGGAAATTTACCTTCATAATATGCTTAAAGAAAACACTGGTTTTCATTGGCATGGCGTTATTTTGCCCAACAAACATGACGGAGTTCCGTATTTAACGACAAAACCTGTAAAACCTGGCGAGACGCATTTATACAAGTTTAAAGTCTCCCAGAACGGAACCTATTGGTATCATTCTCATGAAGGCTTACAGGAGCAGATCGGAATGAACGGAATTCTGGTTTTCAACAAAAGAGAAGGTGATCCAAAGGTGAATTACACCAAAGAAATTCCTGTATTATTAGGAGATTGGAGCGACGATGATCCGATGCAGATTGCAAGAAGACTTCACATGGCGAATACGGATTGGTATGCGATCAAGAAAAATGCAGTTCAAAGTTATTGGGAAGCAATAAAATCTGGAAATTTCGGAACAAAAGCACTGAATGAATGGAAAAGAATGGAAGCGATGGACGTGAGTGATGTTTTTTACGATAAATTTCTCATTAACGGGCAGCCAAGTTCTGAATATTCTAATTTAAAAGTTGGAGATAAAGTTCGGCTAAGAATCGCAAATGGTGGTTCGTCCACTTATTTCTGGTTGAATTTCGGAGGTGGAAAAATAAAAGTGATCGGAAATGACGGAAACGATGTTGTTCCTGTAGAAGTAGATCGTTTGATTGTCGGAGTTTCTGAAACGTATGATATTGAAGTCACAATTCCCGAAAATAAAAGCTTTGAATTTCGGGCCACTTCTGAAGACAGAATTGGTCATGCTTCGCTTTGGCTTGGATCAGGGCAGAAAGTGGAAGCCCCGGATTTACCCAGATTAAAGCTCTTTGAAGGTATGAAGATGATGAACGGAATGATGGAAATGAGCGGAAATATGAAGCCTATGAACATGACGATGAGCAATCAGATGATGGATATGAACGAGGTAATGTATCCCGAACTTTCTGAAAGCCAAAGAAAAATGACGATGAAGCATATGAATGAGATGATGGGAATCAAGACAAATGAAAAAGAAGAGGATCATTCACAACATTCGGGGATGAATATGGGGGAGGAAAAACCGATTAAAAGATTGTCTTACAATATCTTGAAATCTCCGGAAAAAACCATTCTTCCAACAGAAAATGTACGTGAATTGAAGTTTAATCTGGAAGGAAATATGAATCATTATCTGTGGACTTTGGATAATAAGACGGTGACCGAAACGGATAAGATTCTGGTAAAAAAGGGAGAAGTGCTGAGAATTACAATGTATAATAATTCAATGATGCGCCATCCAATGCACCTTCACGGTCATGATTTCAGATTAATTAACTCAAAAGGAGAATATTCGCCCATGAAAAATGTAGTCGATATTATGCCCATGGAAACCAATACTATAGAATTTGCTGCCAATCAGGATGGTGACTGGTTTTTTCACTGTCATATTTTATACCACATGATGGCGGGAATGGGAAGGATCTTCAGCTACGAAAATTCAAGACCCAACCCTCAGCTTCCAAATCGAAAATTAGCCTGGAAGGACTTTTTGAAAGACAATAGAATGGTTAGTTCAATGGCGATGCTTGATCTTCAGAGTAATAAATTGCATGCAGAAACGATGACGATGTTCGGTCCGAGATGGGCTAATCTAAATGAATTTCATTCAAATTGGGATTTTAACCATTTTGACGGCAATTTTAAAGTGGGAAGATTTTTGGGGAAATTTCAGTGGGCATTGCCGTATGCAGGTTTCAGAATTCAGAAAAATCATGAAATTATGGAAAGACAAATGGCTGAAGATATGGGAATGAACTTCCACGGAAGGAAAACCTGGTTTGGACAGCAAAAAGCGTCAAAAACAAAAGCTGCTTTCGTGGTCGGTATGCAATATGTACTTCCAATGCTGGTGATTGGTGATGTAAGCATTGACCAAAACGGAAAAATTTTATTGGAATTAAGTCGGGAAGACATTCCGCTTTCGAGAAGATTGAGAGGAAATTTTACCGTTAATTCTGATGGTGAATTCAGCACCGGATTGCGGTATATTGTACAACAATACATTTCTGTATCCGGAAATTATGATAACGAAATGGGCTGGGGAGCTGGAATTACTTTGACTTATTAA
- a CDS encoding DUF1697 domain-containing protein, with amino-acid sequence MKYCAFLRGVNVKGTNMKMADVCQVFKEAGMNDVISILASGNIIFSSDKKAGDLKIILEKAMSERFSYEAFLFIKSHEETEHFWNGNPFQKNEAFHTYAFVGIDGIENVLMSEFESAAKTEYEDAKIVNRILYWQVSKGNTLDSSFGKVLGKKSLKDQFTSRNINTFEKIVKKMN; translated from the coding sequence ATGAAATATTGTGCTTTTCTTCGTGGTGTCAATGTAAAAGGAACGAATATGAAAATGGCAGATGTTTGTCAGGTTTTTAAAGAAGCCGGAATGAACGATGTTATTTCTATTTTAGCTTCCGGAAATATTATTTTTTCGTCAGACAAAAAAGCAGGAGACTTAAAGATCATCCTTGAAAAAGCCATGTCTGAACGTTTCTCTTACGAAGCTTTTTTATTCATTAAATCTCATGAAGAAACAGAACATTTCTGGAACGGAAATCCGTTTCAAAAGAATGAGGCTTTTCATACATATGCTTTCGTAGGAATCGACGGAATTGAGAATGTTTTAATGAGTGAATTCGAATCTGCTGCAAAAACAGAATACGAAGACGCAAAAATTGTGAATCGTATTCTCTACTGGCAGGTTTCGAAAGGAAATACCTTAGATTCCTCATTTGGTAAGGTGTTGGGAAAGAAAAGTCTGAAAGATCAATTCACCAGCCGAAACATCAATACATTTGAAAAAATTGTAAAGAAAATGAACTAA